In Harmonia axyridis chromosome 6, icHarAxyr1.1, whole genome shotgun sequence, a single window of DNA contains:
- the LOC123682398 gene encoding uncharacterized protein LOC123682398, which produces MLTIYNAIVLPFLDYGSVFLGRCSKSVLSRLDRVQYSAIRVALGYMKSTPINVLLAESGQLPLSYRRLWLAIKFLSKLAKISPNPLLQRLSQLFSWRHAWGSRPMPPILEALNMLPETGSFYSSPLLPCFQVPLCVHYLDVPYYSLNLRKLDLDNSGLFDERCRDKFPDFSLLFTDASKSRDQVGIGIYSPGNISFSGRVPSSFSISSAELLAIDKALSIIEGMTDDVLIISDSKSALEKLKGWFPHSSNDHITLSIRNKIYRITQTNRQIKFVWVPSHTNITGNDQADRLAKEGSKMSHTLTIKGDIKEHWPSFKRNIWERWKTEWKQTSLHRGHLYSTMR; this is translated from the coding sequence ATGTTAACAATTTATAATGCAATCGTCCTTCCCTTTCTTGACTATGGATCTGTCTTTCTGGGCAGATGCTCCAAGTCTGTTCTCTCTCGACTTGATAGGGTCCAATATTCGGCTATCAGAGTAGCACTAGGCTACATGAAGTCCACGCCTATAAATGTCCTCCTCGCAGAGAGTGGTCAACTTCCCCTGTCCTACCGTCGCCTCTGGTTGGCGATCAAGTTTTTGTCAAAGCTAGCTAAGATTTCTCCAAATCCCCTTCTCCAAAGGCTGTCACAACTTTTTTCTTGGCGTCATGCATGGGGTAGTAGACCTATGCCCCCTATATTAGAAGCTCTCAATATGCTTCCAGAGACTGGCTCCTTCTATTCCTCTCCCCTCCTTCCTTGTTTCCAGGTTCCCTTGTGTGTCCACTATCTTGACGTTCCCTATTATTCTTTGAACCTTCGTAAATTGGACTTAGACAATTCAGGTTTGTTCGATGAGAGATGCAGGGATAAATTCCCCGATTTCTCTTTGCTATTCACTGATGCCTCAAAATCGCGAGACCAGGTTGGTATTGGTATATATAGCCCTGGAAATATTTCTTTCAGTGGGAGAGTCCCCTCAAGCTTTTCCATTTCATCTGCTGAACTCCTCGCGATTGATAAAGCCCTATCCATTATTGAGGGAATGACTGATGATGTCCTCATCATTTCTGACTCCAAGTCCGCTCTTGAAAAACTAAAAGGTTGGTTCCCCCATTCCAGTAACGATCACATAACTCTgtcaattcgaaataaaatttaccGCATCACCCAAACTAATCGACAAATTAAATTTGTGTGGGTTCCCAGCCACACAAACATCACTGGTAATGACCAAGCAGATCGTCTTGCTAAAGAGGGCAGTAAAATGTCCCATACCCTTACTATTAAGGGCGATATAAAAGAACATTGGCCCTCATTCAAACGCAATATATGGGAAAGATGGAAGACGGAATGGAAGCAAACATCTCTTCATAGAGGTCACCTTTATTCGACCATGAGGTAA